A section of the Rhizobium sp. Pop5 genome encodes:
- a CDS encoding FAD-binding oxidoreductase: MAVDFKYIVVGRGLMGAAAARHLARQTDGVAVIGPDEPADRSQHQGVFASHYDEGRITRTIDPDRNWALLANRSIGRYGEIASESGIAFYREAGCVVVAPDGSDYLERTRQAAASLGVETSLHDGAGLKAAFPYFAFPDGAAGVFEARGAGHISPRKLVKAQSLLAERAGATVISDHVVSIREEGGFATVRTAGGVTYRAEKVLLAAGGFSIAENLLPRPVAMTVYARTVTLFEVGEAEAARLAAMPSLILDTPDIHIYLLPPIRYPDGKFYLKIGGDPDDVTLSGDAEMRAWFRTEGRDSVRAHLQRVVEGLVPDIRPLSVSTAACVVSFTQSGYPMIGYTSSPSIAVLTGCAGTSAKSSDEIGRLGAELLLSGRISQQGYSTDFTPQFR, from the coding sequence ATGGCAGTCGATTTCAAATATATCGTTGTCGGCCGCGGGCTCATGGGAGCGGCCGCCGCGCGTCATCTGGCGCGGCAGACGGATGGCGTGGCGGTCATCGGCCCGGACGAGCCGGCTGATCGCAGTCAGCATCAGGGCGTCTTCGCCAGCCATTACGACGAGGGGCGCATCACCCGCACCATCGATCCCGACCGCAACTGGGCGCTGCTCGCCAACCGTTCGATCGGCCGCTACGGCGAGATCGCCAGCGAGAGCGGCATCGCTTTCTATCGCGAGGCCGGTTGCGTCGTCGTCGCGCCTGATGGAAGCGACTATCTCGAGAGAACCAGGCAGGCGGCGGCCTCGCTCGGTGTCGAAACCAGTCTTCACGATGGGGCCGGGCTGAAGGCCGCCTTTCCCTATTTTGCCTTTCCCGATGGCGCCGCGGGCGTCTTCGAGGCGAGGGGCGCGGGACACATCAGCCCGCGCAAGCTGGTCAAGGCGCAGTCGCTGCTGGCGGAAAGGGCGGGTGCCACCGTCATTTCAGACCATGTCGTCTCGATCCGCGAAGAGGGCGGGTTTGCCACCGTCAGGACTGCCGGAGGGGTTACTTATCGCGCTGAAAAGGTGCTGCTGGCGGCGGGCGGATTTTCCATTGCGGAGAATCTCTTGCCGCGGCCCGTTGCCATGACGGTTTACGCCCGGACCGTGACGCTGTTCGAGGTTGGCGAGGCGGAAGCCGCGCGTCTTGCCGCGATGCCGTCGCTCATTCTCGATACACCTGATATCCATATCTATCTCCTGCCGCCAATCCGTTATCCCGACGGCAAATTCTATCTGAAGATCGGCGGCGACCCCGACGATGTGACGCTGAGCGGCGATGCCGAGATGCGGGCCTGGTTCAGGACCGAAGGGCGCGACAGCGTGCGCGCGCATCTGCAGCGCGTCGTTGAAGGTCTCGTGCCCGATATCAGGCCGCTGTCGGTTTCGACGGCCGCCTGTGTCGTCTCGTTTACGCAGAGCGGCTATCCGATGATCGGTTATACCTCTTCGCCCAGCATTGCCGTGCTGACGGGCTGCGCCGGCACTTCGGCCAAGAGCTCGGACGAAATCGGCAGGCTCGGAGCCGAGCTGCTTTTGTCAGGCAGAATCAGTCAGCAGGGCTACTCCACGGATTTCACACCGCAATTTCGTTAA